One genomic segment of Rhabdothermincola salaria includes these proteins:
- the dnaX gene encoding DNA polymerase III subunit gamma/tau produces MSYQSLYRRYRPRRFAEVRGQQHLVSALRNAVREDRVGHAYLLSGPRGTGKTSTARILAKVLNCENPVDGEPCCECPSCVAIEAGTSFDVHELDAASNNGVEAVRELIAKASLGTPGRTKVYILDEVHMLSSAASNALLKTLEEPPEHVVFVLATTDPQKVLPTIRSRTQHFEVHLLPATDLESLVDDVVADAGLDVDEVGKAYVLRAGGGSARDTLSALDRVVAAGGVPDEADALDELVEALCDRDTARALVAVDAALARGRSPRVLGESLIARLRDVFLAAVRADLSRLTEADQQRCHDHAERLGAAGATRALEVLGDAFVGIQDALDPRIPLEVALVRLTRADADTSPAALAERLTRLERALAEGGTVAAPAAPRRPAPSAAPASDATPAPDPAPASAAAPAAPSTSASPAEAEPENEDDGPTAPTGPGPRSGAGGRPGDVAREQLARARGAEGAPARPPAPADPVATERPPSPPPRRPGPPSRRAPGAPAPSPRPDRTPAPTPPSAAPGPPSADPPADAPTAATTTPPSGQALPDRDMLTIAWGDTVLSSLPQKAKVRFAGGRWVTVEDGVAVFGLPNAVHAQRCEECRPDVETALAAHFGTAVPVRLVVDEHAEAPPTPGAPSRSTPDHTEADDDIDVSQLADADDVADTGLDRVTSVFPGAELVDDGTDQLL; encoded by the coding sequence ATGTCGTACCAGTCGCTCTACCGTCGCTACCGTCCCCGCCGCTTCGCCGAGGTGCGCGGCCAGCAGCACCTGGTCTCGGCCCTGCGCAACGCCGTGCGCGAAGACCGTGTGGGCCACGCCTACCTGCTCAGCGGCCCCCGGGGCACGGGCAAGACCTCCACCGCTCGCATCCTGGCCAAGGTCCTCAACTGCGAGAACCCGGTCGACGGCGAGCCGTGCTGCGAGTGCCCGTCGTGCGTGGCCATCGAGGCCGGCACCAGCTTCGACGTCCACGAGCTCGACGCCGCCTCCAACAACGGCGTGGAAGCCGTGCGAGAGCTCATCGCCAAGGCGTCGCTGGGCACCCCGGGGCGCACCAAGGTGTACATCCTCGACGAGGTCCACATGCTCTCGAGCGCGGCGTCGAACGCCTTGCTCAAGACCCTCGAGGAGCCGCCCGAGCACGTGGTGTTCGTGCTGGCCACCACCGATCCGCAGAAGGTGCTGCCCACCATCCGCAGCCGCACCCAGCACTTCGAGGTGCACCTGCTGCCGGCCACCGACCTCGAGTCGCTGGTCGACGACGTCGTCGCCGACGCCGGCCTCGACGTCGACGAGGTGGGCAAGGCCTACGTGCTGCGCGCCGGTGGCGGGTCGGCCCGCGACACCCTCTCGGCGCTCGACCGCGTCGTGGCCGCCGGCGGGGTGCCCGACGAGGCCGACGCCCTCGACGAGCTGGTCGAGGCGCTCTGCGACCGCGACACCGCACGGGCGCTCGTCGCCGTCGACGCCGCGCTGGCCCGCGGCCGCAGCCCCCGGGTCCTCGGTGAGTCGCTCATCGCCCGCCTGCGCGACGTGTTCCTCGCCGCGGTGCGGGCCGACCTGTCCCGCCTCACCGAGGCCGACCAACAACGCTGCCACGACCACGCCGAACGCCTCGGAGCCGCCGGTGCCACCCGGGCGCTCGAGGTCCTCGGCGACGCCTTCGTCGGTATCCAGGACGCCCTCGACCCGCGCATCCCGCTCGAGGTCGCCCTCGTCCGTCTCACCCGGGCCGACGCCGACACCTCCCCCGCGGCGCTCGCCGAACGGCTCACCCGTCTCGAACGGGCCCTCGCCGAGGGCGGCACGGTCGCCGCGCCGGCCGCCCCTCGCAGACCGGCGCCGTCAGCAGCCCCCGCCTCGGACGCCACACCCGCTCCGGATCCGGCGCCCGCCAGCGCCGCCGCGCCCGCAGCCCCGTCCACCTCGGCGTCTCCCGCCGAGGCCGAGCCCGAGAACGAGGACGACGGGCCGACCGCCCCCACCGGCCCCGGGCCGCGGTCCGGTGCGGGAGGACGACCGGGCGACGTGGCCCGCGAGCAGCTGGCCCGGGCCCGCGGCGCCGAGGGGGCACCTGCTCGCCCGCCCGCACCGGCCGACCCGGTCGCCACCGAGCGACCCCCCTCCCCTCCGCCCCGGCGCCCCGGACCCCCGTCCCGCCGTGCCCCCGGGGCTCCCGCGCCGTCCCCCCGGCCCGACCGCACGCCGGCTCCGACGCCGCCGTCCGCTGCACCCGGTCCGCCGTCGGCCGACCCGCCCGCCGACGCGCCTACCGCGGCCACCACCACGCCCCCGTCGGGCCAGGCCCTGCCCGACCGCGACATGCTCACCATCGCGTGGGGCGACACCGTGCTGAGTTCGCTCCCCCAGAAGGCCAAGGTGCGCTTCGCGGGCGGCCGGTGGGTCACGGTCGAGGACGGCGTCGCCGTGTTCGGGCTGCCCAACGCGGTGCACGCCCAGCGCTGCGAGGAGTGCCGCCCGGACGTCGAGACCGCCTTGGCGGCCCACTTCGGCACCGCGGTCCCGGTCCGTCTCGTCGTCGACGAGCACGCCGAAGCCCCCCCGACACCCGGGGCGCCGTCGCGCAGCACCCCCGACCACACCGAGGCCGACGACGACATCGACGTGAGCCAACTGG